One window from the genome of Fulvivirga lutea encodes:
- a CDS encoding four helix bundle protein has product MEKVRKFDLEDRLIDYAVAIIRIIENLPVNKATTHLGGQLLRSTTSPALNYGEVQAAESRKDFVHKMQIVLKELRESNNCLKILTRAGYLNETKILDETNQLISIFVKSLGTAKKNAIK; this is encoded by the coding sequence ATGGAAAAAGTAAGAAAGTTTGATTTAGAGGATAGATTGATTGATTATGCAGTCGCAATCATTCGAATTATCGAAAATTTACCAGTTAATAAAGCCACTACTCATTTGGGTGGTCAATTATTAAGATCAACAACTTCACCAGCATTAAATTATGGCGAAGTGCAAGCAGCTGAATCCCGCAAAGACTTCGTTCATAAAATGCAAATTGTGCTTAAAGAATTACGAGAAAGTAATAATTGCTTAAAAATACTTACAAGAGCAGGCTATTTGAATGAAACGAAAATTTTGGATGAGACTAACCAACTCATATCCATATTTGTAAAGAGCTTAGGAACAGCGAAAAAGAATGCTATAAAATGA
- a CDS encoding GH3 auxin-responsive promoter family protein translates to MGVRSFFGKPFAKYIAAQTKKWASKPKESQDKVFEHLIKQGAKTKFGKDHNFDQINSYDDFKKNVPIRDYEQLKPYIEEMVEGKPDILWPGKPNYLSKTSGTTSGVKYIPITKDSIPNHFVSARNAVLAYVAETGKADFLDGKLIFLSGSPELAKKNGIHVGRLSGIVNHHVPGYLRTNQMPSYETNCIDDWETKLEKIIDETIDKNMTLISGIPPWVQMYFDRIQARVGDKKIKDVFPNFSMFVYGGVNFEPYRAKLEESIGKKIDSVETYPASEGFIAYQDSQTEPGLLILLNSGIFFEFIPTEEYFDGNPTRLMIHEVELNKNYALIINSNAGLWGYSIGDTVKFVSKEPYRLLVTGRIKHFISAFGEHVIGEEVEKAMKNTCEKFPETELIEFTVAPNVAPKEGLPLHEWYIEFAQKPNDLAAFEKELNLQLQKQNTYYDDLITGNILRGLKIIELRKNSFIDYMKSQGKLGGQNKVPRLSNDRKIAEALNELQ, encoded by the coding sequence ATGGGAGTAAGATCTTTTTTCGGTAAACCTTTTGCTAAATACATCGCTGCTCAAACTAAAAAATGGGCTTCTAAACCCAAAGAGTCACAAGACAAAGTTTTTGAACATCTCATTAAACAAGGTGCAAAAACTAAATTTGGTAAGGATCATAATTTCGATCAAATCAATTCTTACGATGACTTTAAAAAGAATGTACCTATAAGAGATTATGAGCAACTAAAGCCTTATATCGAGGAAATGGTGGAAGGCAAGCCTGATATTTTATGGCCAGGCAAGCCCAATTATTTATCCAAAACTTCAGGCACCACTTCAGGTGTAAAGTATATTCCAATTACCAAAGATTCCATTCCAAATCATTTTGTAAGTGCTCGAAATGCCGTTCTCGCTTATGTAGCTGAAACGGGTAAGGCAGATTTTCTAGATGGTAAATTGATATTCCTTTCTGGAAGCCCGGAGTTAGCTAAGAAGAATGGAATTCATGTTGGTAGATTATCTGGCATTGTGAATCACCACGTTCCTGGTTATTTGCGAACGAACCAGATGCCGAGTTATGAAACCAATTGTATTGACGATTGGGAAACAAAATTGGAGAAAATTATTGATGAGACGATTGATAAAAATATGACGCTCATTTCGGGTATTCCGCCATGGGTGCAAATGTATTTTGATCGAATTCAGGCAAGGGTAGGTGATAAGAAAATTAAAGATGTATTTCCTAACTTCTCCATGTTTGTATATGGCGGAGTAAATTTCGAGCCGTATCGCGCTAAGCTGGAAGAATCAATTGGCAAAAAGATAGATTCGGTAGAAACCTACCCGGCATCAGAAGGCTTTATCGCTTATCAGGACTCACAAACAGAACCCGGACTTTTAATTTTACTCAATAGCGGAATATTCTTTGAATTCATCCCAACAGAAGAATATTTTGACGGGAATCCAACCAGATTGATGATTCATGAAGTGGAACTGAATAAAAATTATGCGTTAATCATTAATAGTAATGCGGGTTTGTGGGGCTATTCTATAGGTGATACAGTAAAGTTTGTATCCAAAGAGCCATATAGATTGTTAGTTACTGGAAGAATAAAGCATTTTATATCAGCTTTTGGTGAGCATGTGATAGGTGAGGAGGTGGAAAAAGCGATGAAAAACACCTGTGAGAAGTTTCCAGAAACGGAATTGATTGAGTTTACAGTTGCTCCCAATGTAGCACCCAAAGAAGGATTGCCATTGCATGAATGGTATATAGAGTTTGCTCAAAAACCAAATGATTTGGCTGCCTTTGAAAAAGAGTTAAATTTGCAGCTGCAAAAGCAAAATACCTATTATGACGACCTCATCACAGGTAATATTTTGAGAGGTTTAAAAATCATCGAATTAAGAAAGAATTCATTTATTGATTACATGAAATCTCAAGGTAAGTTAGGTGGTCAAAATAAGGTTCCGAGATTATCAAATGATAGAAAAATTGCGGAGGCGTTGAATGAATTGCAGTGA
- a CDS encoding acyloxyacyl hydrolase: MRYCALIIVYCLSGSVYSQINIWESSLHYGKIIPHSSELKPVTEEPLWGLQLDYSRLKLSEKAWDQCNCYAKLGASFTYFNYQNPDQLGSSSNLIFFAEPYLSYKSPLKISMRTGVGFTYLNRLYDENTNPENLFFSSHLSFIMHLGLYGIYSLNDNYALKVGFNYNHISNGGLKQPNKGMNFPTISAGVIYNRSSYKLEAREKNTHLKKKLFYYARLFGTMPEVSNEDVSVNERKLLIGLSGGALFHVTQSNAFNVGVEFTNDESYKRSAELMGEDYDHRVVGLVLGHNFVFGKILFNQQMGWYAYRPFPSTSNSFYQRYELMYKIADKLQAGVGLKSHGHVAENMDLRIGVIF; the protein is encoded by the coding sequence ATGCGATACTGTGCACTTATCATAGTCTATTGTTTGTCTGGCTCGGTATATTCTCAGATAAATATTTGGGAGTCATCGTTACACTATGGCAAAATTATTCCTCATTCTTCTGAGCTAAAACCTGTTACTGAAGAGCCATTATGGGGCTTGCAGTTAGATTATAGCCGATTGAAATTGAGCGAAAAGGCATGGGATCAATGCAACTGCTACGCTAAACTAGGTGCTTCATTTACCTATTTTAACTACCAAAACCCTGATCAGCTGGGAAGTTCTAGCAATTTGATATTTTTTGCAGAGCCTTACCTTTCTTACAAATCGCCACTAAAAATTTCTATGCGAACCGGAGTGGGATTCACTTATTTAAATCGGCTATATGATGAAAATACGAATCCGGAAAACTTATTCTTCAGTTCTCATTTGAGTTTCATCATGCACTTAGGTTTATATGGCATTTATTCTTTGAATGATAATTATGCGCTGAAAGTTGGCTTCAACTATAATCACATATCCAACGGAGGTTTAAAGCAACCTAATAAAGGGATGAATTTTCCAACCATTAGCGCAGGAGTTATCTACAATAGAAGTAGTTATAAATTGGAGGCCAGGGAAAAGAATACGCACTTGAAGAAGAAGCTATTCTATTATGCCAGATTATTCGGTACTATGCCTGAGGTGAGTAATGAAGATGTGTCCGTTAATGAGCGTAAGTTGCTTATCGGCCTTTCTGGGGGTGCACTTTTTCATGTAACACAATCTAATGCCTTTAATGTGGGCGTAGAATTTACTAATGATGAATCTTACAAAAGAAGTGCTGAGTTGATGGGTGAAGATTATGATCATCGAGTTGTTGGATTAGTTCTTGGGCATAATTTTGTGTTTGGTAAAATCTTATTTAATCAGCAAATGGGATGGTATGCCTATAGGCCGTTTCCTTCTACCAGCAACAGTTTTTATCAACGCTATGAGCTGATGTATAAGATTGCAGATAAATTGCAGGCTGGCGTTGGCTTAAAGTCTCACGGTCATGTGGCCGAAAATATGGATTTAAGGATTGGAGTGATTTTTTAA